The Brassica oleracea var. oleracea cultivar TO1000 chromosome C6, BOL, whole genome shotgun sequence genome includes a region encoding these proteins:
- the LOC106298555 gene encoding homeobox-leucine zipper protein HAT5-like has product MDPNYDQESRSRSAPTGEIDNQPAEKKRRLTVEQVNMLEKSFEEENKLEPERKTELAKMLGLPQRQVAVWFQNRKARCKIMKIERDYDVLKACYDSLLAKHESVISENEKLKSKVFTLTEMLLPAAHQTQRNLQGKLNSKGDDETMSSSTALVPLANDHYFTNVDETFGWWVWPSNLM; this is encoded by the exons ATGGATCCCAATTACGATCAAGAATCAAGATCAAGATCGGCTCCAACAGGTGAAATCGATAATCAACCGGCTGAGAAAAAGCGTCGACTAACGGTTGAACAA GTGAATATGTTGGAGAAGAGCTTTGAAGAAGAGAATAAATTGGAACCAGAGAGAAAGACTGAGCTAGCTAAAATGCTTGGATTGCCTCAACGACAAGTAGCTGTTTGGTTTCAGAATCGAAAAGCTCGGTGTAAGATCATGAAGATCGAAAGAGATTACGATGTTCTCAAGGCTTGTTATGATTCCCTCCTGGCTAAACATGAATCAGTCATCTCAGAGAATGAGAAACTCAAATCTAAA GTCTTCACTTTGACTGAGATGCTTCTTCCTGCAGCACACCAAACCCAAAGAAACCTCCAAGGCAAGCTTAACTCTAAAGGTGATGATGAAACTATGAGCTCTTCCACAGCTTTAGTTCCATTGGCAAATGACCATTACTTCACCAACGTTGATGAAACATTCGGCTGGTGGGTTTGGCCATCGAATCTTATGTAA
- the LOC106300194 gene encoding uncharacterized protein LOC106300194 — MEMETVEGIGEETRPRASSSETGSAKQNDVAVSGEKTLKENGVRVSENGEHKVADESGVIEDCVMNGVSSLLKLKQDVSDNSDAKDEDGEEEEHGYHVGDFVWGKIKNHPWWPGQIYDPSEASDLALKIKQKGKMLVAYFGDGTFAWCGASQLKPFAESFKECSNVSSSRGIVTAVEEAVEEMGRHMERLLIRDCTVELDNRVVKNAGIKEGVAVRDVRREMISSLLVGKPEGILQDVKGFAETVSFSGLLELEIVKRKVSAFFRSKRGYGLTEFPEAQPVPGLEDKNNDDDDDDDEDEDFDDGGARRSTVEKGKEEEALVPEESIQRPLEKCSGFPDHRLQHRRKQKSIAEILENESCARVRFEIEPDDGKGKSSRKKVKRSDELVTTTNPRSRRMKEVASIKEDIKGKRKRKKRDEEGSGEREEDEADNDSTPLASLRKRAKVDDASSAGNGETSTQNTSKRERKKSSKYFSPEFLSDFSSKGRKKTKTEPESSKVPSQSQGGELMANASNSLVVVEEEDNNSCELLQLENGAGHQELSEELSNAVDFLRLGATTEEIRDLIRVSALGTEYPKDSSSRDMVREFMSIYRSFTYHEGVNSKFLGSYNTADTDKEEMNGTGKPEEIEQTGKEENETTKKQRKPKTPTSKKQADEVEESRKEVTETTKKERKRKKPESEKKAHEEEESTKKERKAKKPKSRKQGDEEEEASGSTKKDKKGKKPKFEEEETPNESGKKEREGKTKKQEFSGAELFVTFGPGSTLPKKEALIEIYGKFGALDEERSYVLDSNLCARVAFLNVDDGEKAFESSLENSPFASTSTVKFRLKYPNERAGEKKGEAEAAETKTVEMEHLKNKFEEMISLVDKSQGRMTEEVKVKLEEEMVNLLEEVRKMPLS, encoded by the coding sequence ATGGAGATGGAAACTGTTGAGGGAATCGGTGAAGAGACAAGACCGAGAGCTAGTTCTTCAGAAACTGGGTCAGCTAAACAAAACGACGTCGCCGTCTCAGGTGAGAAAACCCTAAAAGAGAACGGTGTTAGGGTTTCTGAAAACGGAGAGCACAAGGTTGCTGATGAGTCTGGTGTCATCGAAGATTGTGTGATGAATGGAGTTTCGTCTTTGCTAAAGCTGAAGCAAGATGTCAGTGATAATAGTGATGCCAAAGATGAAGATGGTGAAGAAGAAGAGCATGGATACCATGTAGGAGATTTCGTTTGGGGCAAAATCAAGAATCATCCATGGTGGCCAGGTCAGATATACGATCCATCAGAAGCTTCAGATTTGGCGTTGAAGATAAAGCAAAAGGGGAAGATGCTTGTTGCGTATTTTGGAGACGGGACATTCGCTTGGTGCGGTGCCTCGCAGTTGAAACCGTTTGCAGAGAGTTTCAAAGAGTGTTCTAACGTAAGCAGCTCGAGGGGAATTGTAACTGCAGTGGAAGAGGCGGTAGAAGAAATGGGTAGACACATGGAGCGCTTACTGATACGCGATTGCACAGTGGAGCTTGATAACCGTGTTGTTAAGAATGCTGGGATAAAGGAAGGTGTTGCTGTTCGTGATGTGAGAAGAGAGATGATTTCTTCTTTGCTGGTTGGAAAACCTGAAGGGATTCTTCAAGATGTTAAAGGGTTTGCAGAGACGGTTAGTTTCAGCGGTTTGCTTGAGCTTGAGATTGTGAAAAGGAAGGTGTCTGCGTTTTTTCGGTCTAAAAGAGGATATGGTTTGACTGAGTTTCCTGAGGCCCAACCAGTCCCGGGACTTGAAGATAAGAACAATGATGATGATGATGATGATGATGAAGACGAGGACTTTGATGATGGTGGTGCTAGACGTTCAACCGTAGAGAAAGGAAAAGAAGAAGAAGCGTTGGTCCCTGAAGAGTCGATTCAAAGACCGTTAGAGAAGTGCTCAGGGTTTCCTGATCACAGGCTGCAGCACAGGAGGAAGCAGAAGAGTATTGCTGAGATATTGGAGAATGAGTCTTGTGCTAGGGTGAGATTTGAGATAGAACCAGATGATGGAAAGGGGAAGTCGAGTAGGAAAAAGGTAAAACGCAGTGATGAGCTTGTAACCACCACCAATCCGAGGAGTAGAAGAATGAAAGAAGTTGCTTCAATTAAAGAAGATATCAAAGGCAAAAGGAAGAGGAAGAAAAGGGACGAGGAAGGGAGTGGAGAGAGAGAAGAGGATGAAGCAGATAATGATTCAACTCCGTTAGCTTCACTGCGAAAGAGGGCAAAGGTTGATGATGCTTCAAGTGCTGGAAATGGGGAGACCTCCACACAAAATACATCAAAGAGAGAGAGGAAGAAGAGCAGCAAGTACTTTTCGCCTGAGTTCTTGTCAGATTTTTCATCCAAAGGCAGAAAAAAGACCAAAACCGAACCTGAATCTTCCAAAGTTCCAAGTCAGAGCCAAGGAGGAGAGCTAATGGCCAATGCGAGTAACAGCCTCGTGGTGGTGGAAGAAGAGGATAATAACTCTTGTGAATTATTACAATTGGAGAATGGTGCAGGTCATCAAGAACTGTCAGAGGAGCTTAGTAACGCTGTCGATTTTCTGAGATTGGGAGCTACAACTGAGGAAATTCGGGATCTGATTCGTGTATCTGCTCTTGGTACAGAATATCCGAAAGACAGCAGCTCAAGAGACATGGTAAGAGAGTTCATGTCCATCTACAGAAGCTTCACATACCATGAGGGTGTTAACAGCAAGTTTCTAGGGAGTTATAATACTGCAGATACAGACAAGGAAGAAATGAATGGGACAGGCAAACCTGAGGAGATTGAGCAAACTGGAAAAGAAGAGAATGAGACAACAAAGAAACAGAGAAAACCAAAGACGCCAACATCTAAGAAGCAAGCTGATGAAGTAGAAGAATCCCGCAAAGAGGTGACTGAGACAACAAAGAAAGAGAGAAAACGTAAGAAGCCTGAATCAGAGAAGAAAGCTCATGAAGAAGAAGAGTCTACGAAGAAAGAGAGAAAAGCTAAGAAGCCTAAATCAAGGAAGCAAGGGGATGAAGAAGAAGAGGCGAGTGGGTCAACGAAGAAAGATAAAAAAGGTAAGAAGCCCAAGTTTGAGGAAGAGGAAACTCCCAATGAGTCTGGGAAGAAGGAAAGAGAGGGAAAGACTAAGAAGCAGGAATTTTCAGGAGCTGAGCTGTTTGTTACATTTGGTCCTGGTTCAACTCTACCTAAAAAGGAAGCGCTTATTGAAATCTATGGGAAGTTTGGAGCTTTGGATGAAGAGAGAAGCTATGTTTTAGACTCCAACTTATGCGCCCGTGTTGCCTTCTTGAACGTGGACGATGGAGAGAAAGCCTTCGAGTCTTCACTAGAGAACTCTCCTTTCGCTTCTACTTCCACAGTTAAATTCAGACTTAAGTATCCCAATGAGAGAGCAGGTGAGAAGAAAGGCGAAGCTGAAGCTGCAGAAACAAAAACTGTGGAGATGGAACACTTGAAGAATAAGTTTGAGGAGATGATATCATTGGTGGATAAATCTCAAGGAAGAATGACTGAAGAAGTGAAAGTGAAACTTGAAGAGGAGATGGTGAATTTGCTTGAGGAAGTAAGAAAGATGCCATTGTCTTAG